From a region of the Enterobacter sp. JBIWA008 genome:
- a CDS encoding glycoside hydrolase family 1 protein: MKYAFPDNFWWGSASSALQTEGAREGETTWDYWFAREPNRFHNGVGPQQTSTFYQHWKTDIQLLKQLNHNSFRTSISWARLIPDGIGEVNPEAVDFYNQVIDELNEQGITPFITLFHFDMPMAMQEIGGWENRDVVDAYARYAQICFELFGDRVLHWFTFNEPIVPVEGGYLYDFHYPNVVDFRRAATAAYHTVLAHAKAVQAYRAGHYAGEIGIVLNLTPSYPRSQNPADVKAAHIADLMFNRSFLDPVLRGEYPADLVALLKSCDQLPACKPEDGFLIAEGKIDLLGVNYYQPRRVKCRDSAVNPQAPFMPEWFFDNYEMPGRKMNPYRGWEIYEPGIYDILVNLRDNYGNPRCFISENGMGVENEQRFIENGQINDQYRIEFISEHLAWLHKGISEGCNCLGYHMWTFIDNWSWCNAYKNRYGFIQLDLETQKRTIKKSGEWFAATALNNSFEKE, from the coding sequence ATGAAATACGCATTTCCCGATAACTTCTGGTGGGGCAGCGCAAGCTCCGCTCTCCAGACGGAAGGGGCAAGAGAGGGGGAAACCACGTGGGATTACTGGTTTGCCCGCGAGCCGAACCGTTTTCACAACGGCGTGGGGCCGCAGCAGACCTCCACGTTCTATCAGCACTGGAAGACGGACATTCAGCTGTTAAAGCAGCTGAACCACAACAGCTTTCGCACCTCGATTAGCTGGGCGCGCCTGATCCCCGACGGTATCGGTGAAGTGAACCCGGAAGCGGTCGATTTTTACAATCAGGTCATTGATGAGCTGAATGAGCAGGGCATCACGCCGTTCATCACCCTGTTCCATTTCGACATGCCGATGGCGATGCAGGAAATCGGCGGCTGGGAAAACCGCGACGTGGTGGATGCCTACGCCCGCTATGCGCAGATTTGCTTTGAGCTGTTTGGCGATCGCGTGCTGCACTGGTTTACCTTCAACGAGCCTATCGTGCCGGTGGAAGGCGGTTATCTGTACGACTTCCACTACCCGAACGTGGTGGATTTTCGTCGGGCAGCCACGGCGGCGTACCACACCGTACTGGCCCACGCGAAGGCGGTTCAGGCTTACCGCGCCGGGCATTACGCGGGGGAGATTGGCATCGTGCTAAACCTGACGCCGTCGTACCCGCGCTCGCAGAACCCGGCGGACGTGAAGGCGGCGCACATCGCGGACCTGATGTTTAACCGCAGCTTCCTTGACCCGGTCCTGCGCGGCGAATACCCGGCAGACCTCGTAGCGCTGCTGAAATCCTGCGATCAATTACCCGCCTGCAAACCGGAAGACGGTTTCCTGATTGCGGAAGGGAAAATCGACCTGCTCGGCGTGAACTACTATCAGCCGCGTCGCGTGAAGTGTCGCGACAGCGCGGTGAACCCGCAGGCGCCGTTTATGCCGGAGTGGTTCTTTGATAACTACGAGATGCCGGGCCGCAAGATGAACCCGTACCGCGGCTGGGAAATCTACGAGCCGGGTATTTACGATATTCTGGTTAACCTGCGCGACAATTACGGCAACCCACGCTGCTTTATTTCTGAAAACGGCATGGGCGTCGAAAACGAGCAGCGCTTTATTGAAAATGGCCAGATAAACGATCAATACCGCATCGAGTTTATTTCCGAACATTTAGCCTGGCTGCATAAGGGTATTAGCGAAGGGTGCAATTGTCTTGGCTACCATATGTGGACGTTTATAGATAACTGGTCGTGGTGCAACGCGTATAAAAACCGCTACGGTTTTATCCAGCTCGATTTAGAGACGCAGAAACGCACCATTAAGAAAAGCGGAGAGTGGTTTGCCGCCACCGCGTTAAATAATAGTTTTGAAAAAGAGTAA
- a CDS encoding PTS lactose/cellobiose transporter subunit IIA, with amino-acid sequence MIALEEAVMEIIVNAGQSRSLCFEALHAARQGNIDEAKSLLREADGYARQAHKMQTKLIEQDAGEGRQPMTLIMVHAQDHLMNSLLARELSEEIIHLYQR; translated from the coding sequence ATGATCGCATTAGAAGAAGCCGTAATGGAAATTATCGTCAATGCCGGACAGTCCCGCAGCTTGTGTTTTGAAGCCCTGCACGCGGCACGTCAGGGCAACATCGACGAAGCCAAAAGCCTGCTGCGCGAAGCCGACGGCTACGCGCGACAGGCGCACAAGATGCAGACCAAACTGATCGAGCAGGATGCGGGCGAAGGCCGCCAGCCGATGACCTTAATTATGGTGCACGCGCAGGATCATTTAATGAATTCCTTATTAGCGCGTGAATTATCTGAAGAAATTATTCATTTATATCAGAGATAG
- the nlpA gene encoding lipoprotein NlpA, which produces MKRRLGALVLAGLLLAGCDQSGSDAKHIKVGVINGAEQDVAEVAKKVAKEKYGLDVELVGFSGSLLPNDATNQGELDANVFQHRPFLAEDNKAHNYKLVAVANTFVFPMAGYSRKIKSVSDLKDGATIAIPNDPTNLGRALLLLQKEKLITLKPDTGLLPTALDITANPKQLKIMELEGAQLPRVLDDPKVDVAIISTTYIQQTGLSPVHDSVFIEDKNSPYVNIVVTREDNKDAENVKEFIQSYQSPEVAKAAETIFNGGAVPGW; this is translated from the coding sequence GTGAAACGTCGATTGGGTGCTCTGGTACTGGCTGGCCTGCTGCTTGCAGGGTGCGATCAAAGTGGCAGCGATGCCAAACACATTAAAGTGGGCGTCATCAACGGCGCTGAGCAGGACGTGGCGGAAGTCGCCAAAAAGGTGGCAAAAGAGAAATATGGCCTGGACGTGGAGCTGGTCGGCTTCAGCGGCTCGCTGTTGCCCAACGATGCCACCAACCAGGGAGAACTGGATGCCAACGTCTTCCAGCATCGTCCGTTCCTCGCTGAGGATAACAAGGCGCATAACTACAAGCTGGTGGCCGTGGCGAACACCTTTGTTTTCCCGATGGCCGGCTATTCCCGCAAAATCAAATCCGTGTCTGACCTGAAGGACGGAGCAACCATTGCCATTCCAAACGACCCGACCAATCTTGGCCGCGCGCTGTTGCTGCTGCAAAAAGAGAAGCTCATTACCCTGAAGCCGGACACCGGGCTGCTGCCGACGGCGCTGGATATCACCGCCAACCCTAAACAGCTGAAAATTATGGAGCTGGAAGGGGCACAGCTGCCGCGCGTGCTGGACGATCCGAAAGTGGATGTCGCCATCATCAGCACTACCTATATTCAGCAAACCGGGCTGTCGCCGGTGCATGACAGCGTCTTTATCGAAGACAAAAATTCGCCGTACGTGAACATCGTGGTGACGCGCGAAGACAACAAGGACGCGGAGAACGTGAAGGAATTTATCCAGTCGTATCAGTCGCCTGAGGTAGCGAAAGCGGCGGAGACGATCTTTAACGGTGGGGCGGTGCCGGGCTGGTAA
- a CDS encoding YicS family protein translates to MKAAHLVCLLVCLLFAAFVHAQEKDDPAKEAQIKQQVLKDIKKTCTPQKKQSDKAWQEMILSSEANQLLIKNAVTAVKRDNLDAYWAAIGQVDCMEDY, encoded by the coding sequence ATGAAAGCTGCGCACCTGGTCTGCCTGCTGGTTTGTCTGCTCTTCGCCGCGTTTGTCCATGCTCAGGAAAAGGATGACCCCGCGAAAGAGGCGCAAATAAAGCAGCAGGTCCTTAAAGATATTAAGAAAACCTGTACGCCACAGAAAAAGCAGAGCGATAAAGCCTGGCAGGAGATGATTTTGTCGTCCGAGGCCAATCAGCTGCTGATCAAAAATGCCGTTACCGCCGTGAAGCGCGACAACCTGGATGCCTACTGGGCGGCGATTGGTCAGGTGGATTGTATGGAAGATTATTAA
- a CDS encoding helix-turn-helix domain-containing protein, translating to MSLINVAIVAVDGFSPFHYSVPCILFGDSVSGEKRFNVTICAETPGFISSKDGFALNATQDFTAIGQADIVVVPYWQHVLERPPQTLLDSLVQARDNGAEIVGLCLGSFVLAYAGLLDGKRAATHWEFEHQFQSLFPNVQLDINALYVDDGNIITSAGTAAALDCCLYLIRQRFGSVVANQIARRMIVPPHREGGQAQFIAQPVPKDTRDGRINCLIDYLQQHITEPHSLDSLAEVVSMSRRTLTRHFIKATGMSVADWLTAERLRRSQILLEAGNMPIERVAELVGFNSAVTWRQQFKARFGVSPAEWRKTFRTHL from the coding sequence ATGTCGCTAATCAACGTCGCGATAGTCGCGGTAGACGGGTTCAGCCCGTTCCACTACTCCGTTCCCTGCATTCTTTTTGGCGATTCGGTCTCCGGAGAAAAACGCTTTAACGTGACGATCTGCGCCGAAACGCCGGGGTTCATCAGCTCAAAAGACGGATTTGCCCTCAACGCCACGCAGGATTTTACCGCCATTGGGCAGGCCGATATAGTCGTCGTTCCCTACTGGCAGCACGTTCTTGAGCGTCCGCCGCAGACGCTGCTCGACAGCCTGGTGCAGGCGAGAGACAACGGCGCGGAAATCGTCGGGCTGTGTCTGGGGTCGTTTGTGCTGGCCTATGCGGGGCTCCTCGACGGCAAGCGTGCGGCCACCCACTGGGAGTTCGAACATCAGTTCCAGTCCCTTTTCCCGAACGTTCAGCTGGATATTAATGCCCTTTACGTGGATGACGGCAATATCATCACCTCTGCCGGTACCGCGGCCGCGCTGGACTGCTGCCTGTATCTCATTCGCCAGCGTTTTGGCAGCGTGGTCGCTAACCAGATTGCCCGTCGGATGATTGTCCCTCCCCACCGCGAGGGCGGGCAGGCGCAGTTCATCGCCCAGCCGGTACCCAAAGATACCCGCGACGGACGCATTAACTGCCTGATTGACTATCTTCAGCAGCACATCACCGAACCACATAGTCTGGACTCGCTGGCGGAGGTGGTTTCGATGAGCCGCCGCACCCTGACCCGTCACTTTATTAAAGCCACGGGGATGAGCGTCGCCGACTGGCTTACCGCCGAGCGCCTGCGGCGCAGCCAGATCCTGCTTGAAGCCGGAAATATGCCGATTGAACGCGTGGCCGAGCTGGTGGGATTTAATTCCGCCGTCACCTGGCGACAGCAGTTTAAGGCGCGTTTTGGGGTCAGTCCGGCGGAGTGGCGTAAGACCTTTCGGACTCATTTGTAG
- a CDS encoding GNAT family N-acetyltransferase codes for MHLSITHAVTAQEKDELLTGLRAYNAQFLDLSTFSGDIGVYVRDENGVMLGGLIGVRKGDWLNIDFLWVSDAVRGSGVGSQLIKTAEDEARRKGCKHALVDTASFQARPFYEKQGYRLQMSLQDYPYPGMQRHYLAKAL; via the coding sequence ATGCACCTGAGCATTACTCATGCGGTTACGGCGCAGGAAAAAGACGAGTTACTCACGGGCCTGAGAGCCTACAATGCGCAGTTTCTGGACCTATCCACATTCAGCGGAGATATTGGCGTTTACGTGCGGGACGAAAACGGCGTCATGCTCGGCGGGCTCATTGGGGTGCGTAAAGGCGACTGGCTGAATATCGACTTTCTCTGGGTGAGCGATGCCGTGCGCGGATCCGGCGTCGGCAGCCAGCTTATCAAAACCGCAGAAGACGAAGCCCGACGCAAAGGCTGCAAGCACGCGCTGGTCGATACCGCCAGCTTCCAGGCGCGCCCGTTCTATGAAAAACAGGGCTACCGGCTGCAAATGTCTTTACAGGATTATCCTTATCCGGGCATGCAGCGGCATTATCTGGCGAAAGCGCTTTAA
- a CDS encoding MBL fold metallo-hydrolase, translating to MNITHIRNATQLITYAGKRLLIDPMLAPKGAYPGFPGTAYAERRNPMVELPVDVNTLLNADAVIVTHTHDDHWDRAAAELIAKDKPIYVQNDADAALLRSQGFSNLTVMTDATFFGDIQITKTHGGQHGTDRAYAVPELAERLGEACGVVLRHPDEKTLYLAGDTVWRDEVAADLQKHRPDVVVLNAGFAHVIGFGPIIMGQEDVLNVHFLLPQANIVASHMEAINHCLLTRSALREYVEANQVGDAVSIPEDGETVIF from the coding sequence ATGAACATTACCCACATTCGCAACGCCACCCAGCTGATTACCTACGCCGGAAAACGTCTTTTAATCGACCCGATGCTGGCCCCGAAGGGGGCTTATCCGGGCTTTCCCGGCACGGCGTATGCTGAACGCCGTAACCCGATGGTCGAACTCCCCGTTGACGTCAACACGCTGCTGAACGCCGACGCGGTGATCGTCACCCATACCCATGACGATCACTGGGATCGCGCCGCGGCGGAGCTGATCGCCAAAGACAAACCGATCTACGTGCAAAACGACGCGGACGCCGCGCTGCTGCGCAGCCAGGGGTTTAGCAACCTGACGGTCATGACCGACGCGACCTTCTTCGGCGATATTCAGATTACGAAAACCCACGGCGGCCAGCACGGTACCGATCGCGCATACGCCGTGCCCGAACTGGCGGAGCGGCTGGGCGAGGCCTGTGGCGTGGTGCTGCGTCATCCCGATGAGAAGACGCTTTATCTTGCCGGGGATACCGTCTGGCGTGACGAGGTGGCGGCCGATCTGCAAAAGCACCGGCCGGACGTGGTGGTGCTGAACGCTGGCTTTGCCCACGTCATTGGTTTTGGACCCATTATTATGGGGCAGGAAGATGTGCTTAACGTCCATTTCCTGCTGCCGCAGGCCAACATTGTGGCGAGCCATATGGAGGCCATTAACCACTGCCTGTTGACCCGCAGCGCGCTGCGTGAATACGTAGAAGCCAACCAGGTGGGTGACGCGGTGAGTATTCCTGAGGATGGCGAAACCGTTATATTCTGA
- a CDS encoding PTS sugar transporter subunit IIC, protein MSSLYQSMVAVIEQSITPLAAKLGQQKYVIAIRDGFTAALPFMIIGSFMLVFIFPPFSADTTNSFARGWLDFSQTYREQLMLPFNLSMGVMTFFISVGIGASLGRQFNLDPVMSGLLAFMAFLLVAAPYADGKISTQYLSGQGIFTALITAIYATRVYAWLKQNNVTIRLPKEVPTGVARSFEILIPVMVVIGTLHPLNLFIEAQTGMIIPQAIMHLLEPLVSASDSLPAILLSVLLCQIFWFAGIHGSLIVTGIMNPFWMANLSANQAALAAGAALPHVYLQGFWDHYLLIGGVGSTLPLAFLLLRSRVTHLRTIGKMGVVPSFFNINEPILFGAPIIMNPMLFIPFVFVPLVNACLAYAATKLGWLAQVVSLTPWTTPAPIGASWAANWALSPVVMCLVCMVMSALMYLPFLRAYERTLIKNEEQKAQATVGNAEAASN, encoded by the coding sequence ATGAGTTCGTTATATCAATCCATGGTCGCGGTGATTGAGCAGTCAATTACCCCGCTGGCCGCAAAGCTGGGGCAGCAAAAGTATGTGATTGCCATCCGCGACGGCTTTACCGCCGCGCTGCCGTTTATGATCATCGGCTCGTTTATGCTGGTGTTCATCTTCCCGCCGTTCTCAGCGGATACCACCAACAGCTTCGCCCGCGGCTGGCTGGATTTCTCCCAGACCTACCGCGAACAGCTGATGCTGCCGTTTAACCTCAGCATGGGCGTGATGACCTTCTTCATCTCGGTGGGGATTGGGGCGAGCCTCGGGCGTCAGTTTAACCTCGACCCGGTGATGTCCGGCCTGCTGGCCTTTATGGCCTTCCTGCTGGTCGCCGCACCGTATGCCGACGGCAAGATCTCGACCCAGTATCTCTCCGGCCAGGGCATTTTTACCGCGCTGATCACCGCCATTTACGCCACCCGCGTGTATGCGTGGCTGAAGCAGAACAACGTGACCATTCGCCTGCCGAAGGAAGTGCCGACCGGCGTGGCGCGTTCGTTCGAGATCCTGATCCCGGTGATGGTGGTGATCGGCACGCTGCACCCGCTGAACCTGTTCATCGAAGCGCAAACGGGGATGATTATTCCGCAGGCAATCATGCACCTGCTGGAGCCGCTGGTATCCGCGTCTGACTCCCTGCCCGCCATTCTGCTCTCCGTGCTGCTGTGCCAGATATTCTGGTTCGCCGGTATTCACGGCTCGCTGATTGTCACCGGCATCATGAACCCGTTCTGGATGGCGAACCTCTCGGCAAACCAGGCGGCACTCGCCGCAGGCGCGGCGCTGCCGCACGTTTACCTGCAGGGCTTCTGGGATCACTACCTGCTGATTGGCGGCGTAGGCTCCACGCTGCCGCTGGCGTTCCTGCTGCTGCGCAGCCGCGTTACCCACCTGCGCACCATCGGTAAAATGGGCGTTGTGCCAAGCTTCTTCAACATCAACGAACCGATTCTGTTCGGCGCGCCGATCATCATGAACCCGATGCTGTTTATCCCGTTCGTGTTCGTTCCGCTGGTTAATGCCTGCCTGGCGTACGCGGCAACCAAACTCGGCTGGCTGGCGCAGGTCGTCTCGTTAACCCCGTGGACCACCCCTGCACCGATTGGCGCCTCGTGGGCGGCGAACTGGGCGCTGAGCCCGGTGGTGATGTGCCTGGTCTGTATGGTGATGTCCGCGCTGATGTACCTGCCGTTCCTGCGCGCCTATGAGCGTACGCTCATCAAAAACGAAGAGCAGAAAGCTCAGGCGACCGTCGGTAACGCTGAAGCCGCCAGCAATTAA
- a CDS encoding PTS sugar transporter subunit IIB produces the protein MFKIMLCCSAGMSTSLLVSKMVDVAKERGLPVKIDAYGVSEFDTQFPQYQVVLLGPQVKYMLKTLSDKAATQGIPVQPIDMMDYGMQRGDKVLDYALSLIEAAH, from the coding sequence ATGTTCAAGATTATGCTGTGCTGCTCTGCCGGGATGTCCACCAGCCTGCTGGTCAGCAAAATGGTCGATGTCGCGAAAGAACGTGGTTTGCCGGTGAAGATTGATGCGTACGGTGTTTCCGAATTTGATACGCAGTTTCCGCAATACCAGGTTGTCCTTCTCGGACCGCAAGTGAAATACATGTTAAAGACACTCTCAGACAAGGCGGCGACGCAAGGCATTCCGGTACAGCCCATCGACATGATGGACTACGGCATGCAGCGTGGCGATAAGGTACTGGACTATGCTCTGTCGCTCATCGAAGCGGCACACTAA
- a CDS encoding AAA family ATPase — protein sequence MINTLHIQNYRSIRDMSLELEQLNIVFGPNGTGKSNIYKAIHLMHSAAQGQFSQALANEGGILKVFWAGKTRSDQLRRMNLAVETETYEYELQVGFVEKLPYPSQFQLDPVIKEESIWLSSQHRRPSSQLMKRKNQAVFLNNVHHEKVTHSGTLYENESVFGQLGEPHLYPEVSQMRESLRNWRFYHEFSVSSGSAMRAPQVGFRSPVLASDGANLAAAFQTIVEIGDELLLMRILDQAFPGCVFYSDNTGGRFRMMMQREGLSRPLEPAEFSDGTLRFLCLAVALLSPRPPAFIALNEPENSLHPQMLPALASLIAEASRYSQIWLTSHSPELAQLIEKQRSFSLYQLSMVEGETRVERLG from the coding sequence GTGATCAACACCCTGCACATTCAAAACTACCGATCCATCCGCGACATGTCGCTGGAGCTGGAGCAGCTCAACATCGTCTTTGGGCCGAACGGCACCGGGAAATCCAATATTTACAAGGCGATACACCTGATGCACAGCGCCGCCCAGGGGCAGTTTTCCCAGGCGCTGGCGAACGAGGGCGGCATTCTGAAGGTGTTCTGGGCAGGCAAAACCCGCAGCGACCAGCTGCGGCGGATGAATCTGGCGGTGGAAACAGAGACCTACGAATACGAGCTGCAGGTCGGGTTTGTGGAGAAGCTGCCTTATCCCTCGCAGTTTCAGCTCGATCCGGTGATCAAAGAGGAGTCCATCTGGCTGAGCAGTCAGCACCGTCGGCCTTCGTCACAGCTGATGAAGCGTAAGAACCAGGCGGTGTTTCTGAACAACGTGCATCACGAGAAAGTGACCCACAGCGGCACGCTGTACGAGAACGAATCGGTATTCGGCCAACTCGGCGAACCGCACCTTTACCCGGAAGTGTCGCAGATGCGCGAGTCTCTGCGTAACTGGCGCTTTTATCATGAGTTTTCCGTCTCATCCGGCTCGGCAATGCGCGCCCCGCAGGTCGGTTTCCGCTCCCCGGTGCTGGCCAGCGACGGTGCCAACCTGGCGGCAGCGTTTCAGACCATCGTCGAAATTGGCGACGAGCTGCTGCTGATGCGCATCCTCGACCAGGCCTTCCCCGGCTGCGTGTTTTACAGCGACAACACCGGCGGACGTTTCCGGATGATGATGCAGCGCGAGGGGCTGAGCAGACCGCTGGAACCAGCGGAGTTCTCTGACGGCACCCTGCGCTTTCTGTGCCTTGCGGTAGCGCTGTTAAGCCCGCGCCCACCGGCGTTTATCGCGTTGAACGAACCGGAAAATAGCCTGCACCCGCAGATGCTGCCCGCCCTGGCGAGCTTAATCGCCGAGGCCAGCCGCTACTCGCAAATCTGGCTCACCAGCCACTCGCCGGAGCTGGCGCAGTTGATTGAGAAGCAGCGGTCTTTTTCGCTGTATCAGCTGTCGATGGTGGAGGGGGAGACGAGGGTGGAGAGGCTGGGGTAA
- a CDS encoding carbohydrate porin has protein sequence MNTIKKLPLTMAVIAALCPISVLAQEFTQEQIDAIVAKAVDKALAERQAKMDAAVAKKADVVTEPQSAAQSPDMAIPFGVKFTGYARYGAHFQAADQKYVAVDGSYNGASAIGRLGNEGNGGEFQLSKAFKGENGAIWDINVMIDHWGDEVNLKKAYAGVTNIMASNPNAYFWAGRDFHQRPQQGINDYFWMNHDGQGAGVKNFDIGGVQFDVAAVAAVESCSPEVMEDEANPSRITCTGGSGTGDKGNYAATSKIHGMKLGPIDMELYANYGFDSKAVESDERLNAWQGGVVLSHTNDSGVNKVIARYSDNADNSVFNKTEDLTTVYASFEGLYKFTQATQVEYILAFHDYDNSRDKTDNRKNYNAIVRPMHWWNDVHSTWLEAGWQHVDYDNGGDNKGWKLTLSQNMSIAMGPEFRPMLRFYVTGGKVDNERTARVNNTKDETLDDFNVGAMWEAWF, from the coding sequence ATGAATACGATTAAAAAACTTCCATTAACCATGGCGGTTATCGCCGCGCTTTGCCCAATTTCCGTGCTCGCACAGGAATTCACCCAGGAGCAAATCGACGCCATTGTGGCGAAAGCGGTGGATAAAGCCCTGGCCGAACGTCAGGCTAAAATGGATGCGGCGGTCGCGAAGAAAGCGGACGTGGTGACCGAGCCGCAAAGCGCGGCGCAATCTCCCGATATGGCGATCCCGTTCGGGGTGAAATTTACCGGCTATGCCCGCTACGGCGCGCACTTCCAGGCTGCCGATCAGAAATACGTGGCGGTGGACGGTTCATACAACGGCGCGTCCGCGATTGGTCGTCTGGGCAACGAAGGCAACGGCGGGGAATTCCAGCTCTCCAAGGCCTTCAAGGGTGAAAACGGCGCTATCTGGGACATCAACGTGATGATCGACCACTGGGGCGACGAAGTTAACCTGAAAAAAGCCTACGCGGGGGTGACCAACATTATGGCGTCTAACCCGAACGCCTATTTCTGGGCAGGGCGCGACTTCCACCAGCGTCCGCAGCAGGGCATCAACGATTACTTCTGGATGAACCACGACGGCCAGGGCGCCGGGGTGAAGAACTTCGACATCGGCGGCGTGCAGTTTGACGTCGCCGCCGTGGCGGCGGTGGAATCCTGTAGCCCGGAAGTGATGGAAGATGAAGCCAACCCGTCGCGTATCACCTGTACCGGCGGTTCCGGCACGGGTGACAAAGGCAACTATGCCGCAACCTCGAAAATCCACGGCATGAAGCTCGGCCCGATCGACATGGAGCTGTACGCCAACTACGGCTTTGATTCGAAAGCGGTTGAAAGCGACGAACGTCTGAACGCCTGGCAGGGCGGCGTGGTGCTGAGCCACACCAACGACAGCGGCGTGAACAAGGTGATTGCCCGCTACTCCGATAACGCGGACAACAGCGTGTTCAACAAAACCGAGGACCTGACCACGGTCTACGCCAGCTTCGAAGGGCTGTACAAATTCACCCAGGCGACGCAGGTGGAGTACATCCTCGCCTTCCACGACTACGACAACAGCCGCGATAAGACCGACAACCGCAAGAACTACAACGCCATCGTGCGCCCAATGCACTGGTGGAACGACGTTCACTCCACCTGGCTGGAAGCGGGCTGGCAGCACGTGGATTACGACAACGGCGGCGACAACAAGGGCTGGAAGCTGACCCTGTCGCAGAACATGTCTATCGCCATGGGACCGGAGTTCCGCCCGATGCTGCGCTTCTACGTGACCGGCGGCAAGGTGGATAACGAACGCACCGCGCGCGTGAACAACACCAAAGACGAAACGCTCGACGACTTCAACGTCGGCGCGATGTGGGAGGCGTGGTTCTAA
- a CDS encoding LacI family DNA-binding transcriptional regulator has protein sequence MSTINDVSRLAGVSKATVSRVLSGSRGVKEASRQAVLKAVDELNYRPNVIAQSLLSQSTGCIGVICAQENINQTTGYLYALEKQLSQHQKHLLLRFAHSKAEVMHALEELSCGLCDDILVIGARFPLDVDMENVILVDCMESDNSNSIQFDHAFAAETACNYLTSQGRRQIALIHPHGSGFADQVLLGYKHALEKNFLPFNRNLVFMDATSSSVALQELLNNASTLNFNALLVADEQEAQRVIPQLQAFNKSVPDDIMVFSLAGSLHLPGIPVIPAIEYSMDAMAARIVSWLTEKTQMLGSYVLRGDLIIPDMRKR, from the coding sequence ATGTCGACAATCAATGATGTATCACGTCTTGCCGGGGTGTCTAAAGCCACGGTATCGCGAGTGTTGAGTGGGTCGCGTGGCGTTAAGGAAGCCAGCCGGCAGGCCGTTCTGAAAGCCGTGGATGAGCTGAACTATCGTCCCAACGTGATTGCCCAGTCGCTGCTGAGCCAGTCGACGGGATGTATTGGCGTGATTTGCGCGCAGGAAAATATTAACCAGACCACCGGTTATCTGTACGCGCTGGAAAAACAGCTCAGCCAGCATCAAAAACACCTGCTGCTGCGCTTCGCGCATAGCAAAGCGGAAGTGATGCACGCCCTTGAAGAACTCTCCTGCGGGCTTTGCGATGACATCCTGGTGATTGGCGCCCGTTTCCCGCTGGACGTCGATATGGAAAACGTCATTCTGGTGGACTGCATGGAATCTGATAATTCCAACAGCATCCAGTTCGATCACGCCTTTGCCGCCGAAACCGCCTGTAACTACCTCACCAGCCAGGGGCGTCGCCAGATTGCGCTGATCCACCCCCACGGCAGCGGGTTTGCCGACCAGGTGCTGCTCGGCTACAAGCACGCGCTGGAGAAAAATTTCCTGCCCTTTAATCGCAACCTGGTCTTTATGGACGCGACCTCCTCCTCCGTTGCGCTGCAGGAGCTGCTTAACAACGCCAGCACGCTGAACTTCAACGCGCTGCTGGTGGCCGACGAGCAGGAAGCCCAGCGGGTGATCCCGCAGCTGCAGGCATTTAATAAATCGGTGCCGGACGACATCATGGTCTTTAGCCTGGCCGGATCGCTGCACCTGCCGGGTATTCCGGTGATCCCGGCGATTGAATATTCCATGGACGCGATGGCGGCGCGCATTGTGAGCTGGCTGACGGAGAAAACGCAGATGCTCGGGTCCTATGTTCTGCGTGGGGATTTAATTATTCCGGATATGCGAAAGCGTTAA